A region of the Roseiflexus sp. RS-1 genome:
GCGCGCAACGTCCGATGTCGCCGATGATGGATTTGGCCGGATTTTCCGAAACAGCCAGTTCTGGCGCATTGCACTGCTCAACTTTGTCTGGCTCGGCACGGTGCTCGCAGTCCAGACCCTATGGGCGGGACCCTACCTCTTCGATGTGTTGCGCCTGCCGCAGATCGAAACTGGCAACCTCCTGTTGCTCATCAGCGCCGGTGTGGCGACCGGGTATGCGAGTTGCGGCGCGCTGGCTGACACCTTTGGCGTGCGACGCACAGTGCAGGGGGGCATGGCGCTCTTTCTCGCATCGCAAACACCTCTGCTGTTACCCATACCACTGCCGCCGCCTGCGCTTGCGGTCGCGTTCTTCATGTTCGGGTTCACCGGAGCATTCAACCTGTTGATGCTCACCGAAGTACGCATCCTGTTTCCACCATCCATGGTCGGGCGCGCCGTGACGGCCGTCAACCTGTTCGGCTTCACCGGCGCCACGGCGATCCAGTGGGGGATGGGCGTCATTATCGGCGCATTCACGCCGGATGAGGCAGGACGCTATCCTGTGGAAGCCTACATCGCCGCCTTTGGTGCAGCCCTGGCGATTAACATCGCCGTCTTCATCTGGTACCTGACGCCAGCTCCGGTGCAGCAGGGGTTGAAGGCGGAAGGTTGAGGGTAAACGGTGAAACACAGCACGATGCCACTCCCACGCTACAGCGCATACGTCTTCGATCTTGATGGAACGATTTACCTGGGTGACGCGCTCCTGCCCGGCGCCGCCGAAACCATCGCCCGTCTGCGCACTGGCGGATCGAAGGTTCTGTTCCTCTCTAACAATCCGACCCGCACGCGCGCCCAATACGCGGCAAAATTGACCGCGCTCGGCATTCCGACAACGCCGGACGAGGTGATCAACTCATCGTATGTGATGGTGCGCTGGTTACGCGCAGAAGCGCCAGGGAGCCGGATTTTCGTTATTGGAGAGCAACCGCTCTGCGACGAACTGGCTGCCGCCGGTTTCGACCTGGCGACAGATGCTGGCGGTGTTCAATTCGTCATTGCATCATTCGACCGCACCTTCACCTATCGCAAGTTGCAGATCGCATTCGATGCCATTCGCGCCGGAGCGCGCTTCGTCGCCACGAATCCCGACCGCTACTGTCCGACGCCAACCGGCGGCGAACCTGACGCTGCAGCAATCATTGCCGCCATTGAAGCGTGCACCTCACATCCGGTCGAAGTGGTGGTCGGCAAACCATCGCCGATCATGGCGCGAACCGTTGCCGATATCCTGCAACTGCCGCCTGAACGGTGCCTCATGGTTGGCGACCGACTCGAAACCGATATTGTAATGGGGCGCACCGCCGGGATGGCAACGGCGCTGACCCTCACCGGCGCAACTGATCGCTGTGCGCTGATCAATTCGCCTGTTCAACCAGATTATGTCATCGAGTCGGTTGGCGAACTGATACGGCAAACAGAGTATAATGAGTTGCAGGCATGACCCCGCCGCTTTAATTCCAGGCGCCATCACCACCCCGCAGCATAGCCCAATGGATAGACTATGTCACACGTGACCCGTCGTGAAAACGAGCGTCTTTCAGCAACGATCCGTTTTCTGGGAAACCTGCTCGGCGAAGTCATTCGCAACCAGGCAGGCGAAGAGGCGTTTCGATTGGTCGAACAGTTGCGGACGCTGGGGAAAGAACTGCGCAACGGCGAACCTGATCGCGCCGACGCATCTCTCCGCGCACTGGCGTCGCAGATGACCGTCACCGATGTTCAGACAGTCATCAAGGCGTTCAACGCCTACTTTCTCCTCGTGAACCTTGCCGAACAGATGCAGCGCGTCTGGATTCTGCGCGACCGCGAGCAAGCAAGCCCGACGGCGCCACGCACCGAGTCGATTGCTGCCGCAATTGCGGAGATCCACGCCCACAACGTGTCCGCAGTCACGGTGCAGGAGTGGCTCGAAACCGCGCGTATTCAGCCGGTATTCACCGCCCACCCGACCGAGGCGCGCCGCCGCACCGCACTGGAAAAGGTTCGTCGCCTGGCAACCCTGCTCGACCGGCGATCAGGCGGTTTACAAGGGTTTGAACTTGAAGAGAACACGCTGCGCATTCGTGAAGAGATCGTCTCATTGTGGCAGACCGATGAGGTGCGGGTCGTGAAGCCAACCGTGATCGACGAAGTCAAGAACGGCCTGTTCTACTTTGAAAGCGGACTGTTCGATCTCATCCCGCGCCTCTACCGCGAACTGGAGTATGCGTTACGCACAGCGTACCCGGATCACGAGTGGCGTGTGCCGCCTCTGTTGCGCTACGGAGCGTGGATGGGCGGCGACCGTGACGGCAATCCGAACGTCACCCACGCCGTGACCCTTCAGACGGTTCGCCTGCTGCGCGCCGCCGCCGTGCAGCGCCACATAACCACCATCGAAGAACTCAGCCATCGTCTTGGTCAATCGACGCGACAGGCGCCTGTCAGCGAGGAACTGCGCGCATCGCTGGCGAACGATGCCGCCCTCTTCCCCGATGTCGCCGATATGCTCACGCAACGCAATCCCTACGAACTCTACCGTCAGAAATGCACCTACATCCGCGAAAAACTGCTGCGCACCCTCAATGACGCCAATACCGCTTCGCTCGATTGGGGACGATCAGATCCGCCGCCGAACGGCGCATATCTCAGAAGCGACGATCTGCTCGCCGATCTGCGGGTGATGGAACAGAGTCTGCGCGCCAATAATGCCGCAGTGGTCGCCGATGGCGCACTGCGCGACCTCATCCGCCAGGTTGAAGTCTTCGGTCTGCACACAGCCACCCTCGATATTCGCCAGCATAGTGAGCGGCATACCGCTGCGCTCGCCGAGGTGCTGGCATCCGCAGGCGTATGCGCCGACTACACAGCACTCAACGAGACTGAACGGATCGATCTCCTGTCACGCGAGATCGGAAACCCGCGTCCACTCATTCCCGCTCATCTCGACTACTCACCCGACACGGTCGAAGTCATTCAAACATTCCGCACCATCGCAGCGATCCTCAACCGCCTCAGCCCGGAAGCCATCGAGACGTACATCGTGAGCATGACGCGCGGTGCGAGCGATCTGCTGGCGCCACTCCTGCTGGCAAAAGAGGCGGGATTGTTCCGCCCCTTCCGTTTCAGCCGATTGAACATCGCGCCACTCTTCGAGACCGGCGCCGACCTCACGTGTTGCGACACGATACTTGAAGCATGTCTGAGTTTGCCGGTCTACCGCGATCATCTGGCGCTGCGCGGCAACCTGCAAGAAGTGATGATCGGCTACTCCGACAGCAACAAGGACGTAGGCTATGTCGCCGCCAACTGGGCGCTTTACCAGGCGCAGCGCAAACTGCGTGATTTTGGGCGACGGTACGGCATCCACATGCGCCTGTTCCACGGGCGTGGCGGCGCCATTGGGCGCGGCGGCGGACCGGCGAACCACGCCATCCTGGCGCAACCGCCCGGCAGCATTGGCAACCAGATCAAAATCACCGAGCAGGGCGAAGTCATCGCCGACCGGTACGGATTGCCCCTGCTGGCGCACCGTCATATCGAACAGGTGATGAATGCCGTTCTGCGCGCTGGTCTGCTGCAGCGTGACGACCCTCCGGCGGAGTGGATGCAGGCGCTCGAACGTCTGGCAGACCTGTCGCAGCGCCACTATCGCGCGCTTGTGTATGAACGGAACGATTTCGTTCCATACTTCCACAACGTTACCCCGATCACCGAAATCAGCCGCCTCAACATTGGCAGTCGCCCGGCAAGCCGCCGCAATACCGGGCGCATCGAAGACCTGCGCGCCATTCCGTGGGTATTCAGCTGGATGCAGAGTCGCCACACCCTTCCGGGCTGGTACGGTATGGGGTTTGCACTCGAAACGTTCGTGTACAAAGGGGATGGCATCGATCTGGACATGAGCGGCGACAGCGGGAACGTGACCGGCGACGGAACGACCGACCACGTGGGGTCAGCCATCGACCGTCTCGCGCTGCTGCAGGAGATGTACGCCAGGTGGTCTTTTTTCCGGGTCATGATCGACAATGCCCAGATGATTCTGGGCAAAGCCGACCTCCATATTGCTGCACGTTACGCCGAACTTGCGCCGGATCGAGAAGCGGCGGCGTCCATTTTCGCCGCCATCCGCGACGAGTATGGACGCACCGACCGGATGATCCGCCAGATCGCCCGGATCGAACGCCTGCTCGACAATAGCCCGGTGCTGCAACACTCGATCCAGCGTCGCAACCCGTATATCGATCCGATGAGTTACCTGCAGATCGAACTGTTGCGCCGGTTGCGTGCCGCACCCGACGGACCGCAGCATGCCGCCATCGAGGATGCCATCCTGCTCAGCATCAGCGGGCTGGCGGCAGGGCTGATGAATACCGGGTAAGGCTACCACACAATGATCGGCAAGCCATTTGCGACACTGACATCGGCAGCTTCGCGCAGGACGCTCAGACAACGCCGAACCGGGTGCCCGGGTTTGATGCCAGCCTGATCGATCATCGCCTCCAGATCCGTCAGTTCGCGCTGAAGCGCCGGTGACGAGCCGAAACTGACGACGGTCTCTTCGATCGGCTCGTCTTCATCACCTTCCGGTTCCTCCTCGATCCAGATCGGCTCGGGGAAATCGACCGGCAAATAGTACCCGCCCTCGCCCTGATGCTTGATCAGGTGCGGAAAACGTGTTGATTGCTCGTCCTCCCAGATGGCTGCCAGCAATGGGTCTGGTTCTTCATCGAACTCGAAATCGGGCGCCAGCAGGGGTTGAATATCCCGCCCCTGCTCCAGGTATGCAGCGATGAGACGCAGCAGAAAAAGATCGTGATAGCGCTCGATGCCCCCTTCCCAGATCTCGGCGCCTGGGTTGGCCAGCAGATCCACCTCGACACCTTCTTCTGCCAGCAGACGCTGCACATCGATCAACCATGCCCGCTCCGCTTCGTAGCGCTCACGGTCCTCGTCGGGCAGAGCGGTAAACATCGACCCAACCAGAAGGTCCAGTTCGGTCATTCCATTGTCAGGCATATCCATTCGTCCTTTACGATAATACACGTCCAGGAGGCCATTTCACCACAGCAGCGCAGTGAGCGATTGATGGAAAACGCCGCGTTTCCGGGGAGCCAGCGGTGAGTTTTTGCAGTAGCGCCGCTCATGCATCCAGCAAGCGGATCCGCCGGTTGGAGTGAAGACGCACCGCTCCTCACCGAACAACATGCTCCGCATCGCCCCTGTTTTTCCAGGTGTGCGAGGAGTATACCACATCTATCAGTCACTGATCATTGACAGCGCATATCTGTTTGCAGTATAGTGGTACAGCGTTGCTCTGAGATGTAATCACGCATCTCTTCGCGCATTCTAAACAGGTTCCTCAGACGTCCCATGCCGGGTTCTATCCATTCCTGGCACCATTGTTGCGCTGGAGGTTTGCGTGTCGGCTGAACAGGTTCACTTTTCGTCGGTAGCCGATGCGGCGGAGCGTGAAGGTTTTCCGGTCACAGCACGTACACGCGTGCGACCGCCGCGCCGTCGTGGTGATGGGTGGCTCTGGTTTGCACTGGCAGTGATTACGCTTGTCGCACTGGGCGTTGCAGGCGGGATCACGTCCTTCTACCGGTCATACGAAGGGCGGATCTATCCCAATGTTTCGATCCAGGGCATTGCCGTTGGCGAAATGACGCCCGAACAGGCCGAGTCTGCGCTGCGCTCGCGCTATGCGGCATTCCTCCGTCAACCGGTGGTCATTACGTATGGTGACCGTCAGTGGACGCCGACGCTTGACGAGTTGGGGATGACATTCGATTTTCGTGGCGCGGTCGATGCGGCATACAATGCCGGTCGTGGTCGTGGAGTGGTCGATGACGTCCGTGAACTTGCCGCGATATGGCAGCACGGTCTCGATGTACCGCTGCACGTGTCCTACGATGAAACGCGCGCGCAGGCATACCTGACGCAACTGGCGCGTGAGATCGAGCGTGCGCCCGCCGATGCGCAGGTACGACTCGATGGCGCACAGATTGCGATTGTTGGCGCTGTCATTGGGCGGCAGGTGCTGGTCGACGCAACCCTGGCGCACGTGTCGCAGCAGTTACAAGCCTTCGTTCCCGCCACGATCCCGTTGCAAACCCGCGAGATCCCGCCCCGCCTCGACGATGCCACCGTCGCTGCGGCGCGTGCGCAGATCGAAACCATCCTGCAAGGTCCGTTGACATTGCGGGTGGGTAAGAATGAGTATGAGTGGACGGTCGCCGATCTTGCGGACATGATCATCATAAACCGTGTTCCTTCCGCAGAAGGGGACCGTATCGCGGTGACCCTCGACCAGGACATGATCGCGCGCCGTATTCGCCAGATTGCCGACGAGACGGAAAAACCGGGAACGCGACCACGGGTGGCATGGAACAACGGGGATCTCAAGATCATAAAGCCCGGCAAGCCGGGGCTGCGCCTCGACGAAGTGCGCGCGCGCGATATGGTGATCGCCGCAGTGATGGGGCGTGATCGAACGCTCGAACTGCCAATGGTTCCTACCGATCCGCCGGTGACTGAAGCAAACCTCCATCAACTTGGCATTCGTGAACTGGTCAGCATTGGCAAAAGCGACTTTACCGGCTCAGCAGCCTATCGCATCCACAATATCGGCGTTGGGATGCAACTGCTGAACGGTTTGTTGATTGCGCCAGGCGAGGAGTTTTCCTTCAATAAGAATATCGGGCAGATCAACGCGGCCAATGGGTTCGTCGAAGGCGCGGCTATTATTCAGAACCGGACGCAACAGGAGTTCGGCGGCGGCATCTGCCAGGACTCAACGACCCTGTTCCGCGCTGCATTCTGGGCCGGATTACCGATTACCGAGCGATGGGGGCACTCGTTCTATATCAGCTGGTACGACAAGTACGCGCTTGGTCCTCGCGGCAACGGTCCTGGACTCGATGCCACCATCTTCACCGGCGGACCAGACCTGAAGTTTATCAACGACACCGGTGCGTGGCTGTTGATCCAGGCATGGTCAAACCCGAAGACCGGTGTGGCGCAGATTGAGCTATACGGCACGAAGCCCAATCGCACGGTCGATCTGACGCATAAAGTGTACGATCACACGCCTGCACCCTCGGAACCGGTATTCGTCGCCGATCCGAAAGTGCCACGCGGAACGATCAAACATACCGATAAAGCACGCGGTGGTATGACGATAGATGTGTATCGTCTGGTTGTGGAAAATGGCGCTCCGCGCCCGCCGGAGTTGTTCCGCACCCGTTTTCGCCCGTGGCCTAACATCTATACCCTGAACCCTGCCGATATCGGTCCCGACGGTAAGCCGCTGATTCCGTTCCCACAGGGCGATCAACCGGCGCCCACACCCGCGCCGCCGCCAGAACAACCGACCGAACCGCCACCACCGCCGGGTGTTGAACCCGCCACCGGTAATCAGATAAACCCGTAAGGGCGCAGCGCTGCTGCGCCCCTACTGCGCCCCTGCGCCCCTGCACCGTAGAACCCGCCACCGGTAATCAGATAAACCCGTAAGGGCGCAGCAGCTGCGCCCCTACTGCGCCCCTGCGCCCCTGCACCGTAGAACCCGCCACCGGTGATCAGATAAACCCGTAAGGGCGCAGCGCTGCTGCGCCCCTGCTAGCGTGCGGCGTTACCAGCACGACGACGCACGATTGCCCATCCCATGCTCTCCGGCGGCGCGCTCGCAGCCACCAGTTTCCCATCGCGCCAGGCTGCAAGACCGGCAGACACCAGCCATGCCGCCGCCGTGTGTGCACGCCGCCGCGCCGTGCTTTCCGCCAGCGGCGCCAGTTGCTGCAACACGCTGGCGATCCCATCATAATCGAGACCGCCACGCTCGCGAATTGCGCGTAAAACCGAGCGTGTCGGCTCCTGTTCGCGCAGCAGACGACGCAACGCAGTGCTTTGCGCCGAACGATCATACTGCGCAAACGCCCGACCGTAGGGCGTCAGCGGAACCGTTCCATCCGCCTCTGGCTCGCCAACCAGACCGAGCACACGCGCAGCCTGTGCATAGTACAGCCCCTGCCGTTGCCCTTTCGCACCAAGGTAGGCGCCGATTGCTTCGTGGGTAGCGTGCCCGCGCACAATTGCCTCCGGTACGCGCGCAACGTGCCACAGCACGTCCGCCTGGGGAATATCACTCGTCGCCAGCATGCTCGCCTCTTACCTGTAAGAACCGGAGAACAGAGAACCAGGAATATGAACCCTCTATGTTCTGTATACCACATCGAAACATGTGTGTCAAGATCCATTGTTGCTGATTTGCGTCTATAATGTCGCCATGCCTGCACTTCTGGCAGTCGATCTTGGGTTGCGAACCGGTCTGGCGTTGTATGGCGGCGATGGACGATTACGCCGTTACGGATCGCACAATTTTGGCAGCGCAGCCCGCCTGCGGCGCGGCGCCCCCGCCGTGCTGGCTGAACCAGGCGACCTGGAATGGGTCTATATCGAAGGCGGCGGACCGCTGGCGGATATCTGGATGCGTGAAGCCGAACGACGCGGCATAACCGCCCGTCTGGTCAGCGCCGAAACATGGCGACGCGCCATCCTCTACGAGCGTGAGCAGCGGAACGGCGAGCAGGCGAAGCGTGTCGCGGATACACTGGCACGTCGGGTAATTGCGTGGTCGGGCGCGCCCCGCCCAACCGCGTTGCGTCACGATACAGCCGAGGCGATCCTGATCGGCTTATGGGGCGTGCTGGAGATAGGCTGGCTTGAACGCCTGCCGGACGATCTGCGCCGCTGGTGATACCAGGCTCATGGACCAATCATTCGACCAACCGTGGCCCACAAGCCTGGCAGAGGCACGGGCCATTCAGCAACACATACGCACACGAATCATTACCCACGATGCCCACGGACCGATCCGCACGGTTGCCGGTGTCGATACCGGGTACAGTGGTGATAGCGCGCTCGCAGCCGTTGTCGTGCTGGCATTTCCGTCGCTGGAGGTGCTCGATTATGCAGTGGCGCGACGGCAGATCGACTTCCCGTATGTCCCTGGCTACCTTTCGTTCCGTGAAGCGCCCGCAGTGCTCGATGCGCTTGCCAGCCTGCGCATTGCGCCTGATCTGCTGATCTGTGACGGCCACGGTCTTGCCCATCCCAGGCGTTGCGGTATTGCTTCCCATCTTGGCGTCCTCACCGATCTCCCCTCGATCGGATGCGCAAAATCGTTGCTGGTCGGCACGCACGAACCACCGCCCGATGTGCGTGGCGCCTGGACGCCGCTGCACGACCAGGGGGAAGTTGTCGGAGCAGCGCTGCGCACCCGTCCGGGAGTGCGCCCGGTGTACGTTTCCATTGGTCATCGCGTGGCGCTGGAGACGGCGATCCGCTTCGTGATGGCGTGTGTTACGCGCTATCGACTGCCGGAGACGACCCGCGCCGCTGATGCGCTTGCGTCGCATGGGCGCATCCCACGATAATGGGCATGTCATTTTCTTAACCAGTTTCTCACAAAGTAGTACTATAGTCACATTGTTATGCCCCGACAGGGGGTATATCCTACAGATGTAACGCCCTGGTGGGGCGCGTTTGCCCAATTTCCGCCGGAGCAGCCTATGCAATCCGCATCATCCTGCAACAGTCATCCACCCCGGTCTCACTCGTTGACCGACGACCAGATGAGCCTGATCGCATCTGCATTGCTCGACATGCAACGTGCGCTCAATCATCAGACAATCCTCATCGCCCAGCTCCAGGACGAACTGGCGGAATTGCGGCGCCACAACGACTGGTACCACGCGCAATTTGCGCAAATGTTTCGCGTGGTCGCGCGTGATGTGCGTGAGTTACGGGCGACGCTGATCTGCTCGTTGCTTGAAGAAGGACCAATCACCGCCGACCGCCTGATAACGTTACTGCGCCAGACGCCCGACGAGGAACTGGAGCACAAGATCAGATCCGGGGCTATCGGGCGGCAGACAAATTAGCGCGTGATCAGTCGACGTGTGGCAGAGGAGTGAGAGGAGAGGTCACGAGTTCGGCGCAGAGGTCGTGGTATTTTCACCGGACTGCTTTGTCTGTGATCCCTCGCGTTTTTGCCAGAGTTGCTCGACCTTCTGCCGTAGTCGCAGCAGCGCCTCACGCCTGTCATCCGGCAGATCGGCGCCCGACTGCACCATGCGACGCACAACGCTGGCTTTTTCTTTCTCATTGTCTTCCGCTTTCTGCGTCACTGCTCCACCTCCGCTTCATCTGATCACCAGGTCTGGCGGCAACTCGAACATTACCTCGTCGCCGGGCTTGATGCCCCGCGCGGCAAACCACCCCTGGTTCACTTCGAGCGCGTAGAACGCCTCGCCGCGCGGGGCATGCTGCGTGATCTCATCAAACGGCTGCATATCTTCGATATTGAGAATACGCCGCTCTTTACTGATAAACGCAATCGAAAGCGGAATACGGGTGTTACGCATCCAGAACGTGCCGGTGTACGGACCGGCAAAAACGAAGAGCATGCCGCGATTTTCAGGGAGCGCATCCCGAAACATCAACCCGACACTGCGTTTCTCTGGCGTGGCAACAACCTCCGCCTCAAGGCGGTGCGTTCCAATCACGATATCGATCGTCGCATCAGGAACAACGGTCGCTTCCGGCGCCCCCAACGTTGCAGCCGCCGTCGCAACCGGCGCAGGATATGCTTCTCCCGGCGTCGGATATGCTCCGCCCGGCGCCGGATATGGTTCCGGCGCAGCGACGATCACCGTCGGCGCAGGGGCGCCTGCACCTGCCGGCGTGGCGATGGGGCGGTCATTTCTCTGGGGCTGACCGCACGCCATCGCAACGATCAGCAACAGAAACAAGGATACCACGCGCACGGAGTCGTTCACCCTTCGCCATCGACGCATAGCGCGTTATCCCCCCGCAGCGCGTGCACGCTCCGACGCATCGCCGGTGACAATGCACGCCAGACGTAAGAGATCGTTGAACTCGGTATGGAAGGCGGCAACAATCGTGTCCGGATCGGGAACCAGCCCCGCATCGACCGCAATACCGATCAACACATCACCGGCGTAACTGAAGATGCTGACCCCCAGACCCAGGTGACCCGCCTGCGGTACCCAGAACATGATCTGGCGGATCGGGCTGCCGGCAAGATAGATACGCTGTCGCGGACCGGGAACATTGGTCATTACTGCGGTCGCCTTGCTGCCAAAGATATCAACGACCAGTTCCGCCATCTGCTGCGGCATGACGCCGATCGTATTCAGGATGCCAAAGGCGATCAGCGCTTCAGGCGAACTCTTGATCCCTTCCATCCGGCGCTTCAACTCCAGCAGCCGATCGAACGGATCCTCGATGCCGATCGGCAGATCAAGAAAGACCAGGCTGAAGCGGTTGCCCAGTTCGGTGATCGGTCCCGGCGGGCGGAGATTCACCGGCACAACGGCGCGAATGTTGAGACCCTCGACGACCGCGCCACGGTTGATCATGTACCGTCGCAACGCTCCTGCAACCGCATTGAGCAGCACATCGTTGATCGTGCAGCGAAACATGCCGCCAACCCGCTTGACGTCATCGAGCGGAATGGGTTCTGACCAGGCAGCGCGTTTCTGGACCCCCAGCGCCCCTTTGAAGAGCGTCAGCGGATCGGACGGCATGAAGAGCAGTTTGTTCAACGCCTGCGCCCCGCTCACTCCGGTGCGCGCCACATCGATCACGCGCGCTGGATCGCTGAGCAGTTCACGACCTTCATCGATGATCGTCCCTGCGCTCGTCAATGCATTGCTCAACGACCTGACTGCGGGAAGGAGGAAGGACTCGATCGGATTTGCAGCGCGCGTATCCTGCCTGACGCCACCGGCAGCCGACAGCGCATCCCGTTGTTCATCGGTCAGCGAGAGGAGCACCTGCACCAGCGCAATACCGTCGGCGATGGCGTGGTGCAACCTGCACAACGCAGCGCTGCCGCCGTTGTAATTTTCGACAATGTGAAAATGCCACAGCGGCTTGCTGAAATCGAGCGGCGTGCTCATCAGATCGCTGACGAGCGCCTGCAGTTCACGCTTGCCGCCGGGCGCCGGCAGTGCAATTCGATGAATGTGCGCGTTGAGATTGAAATACGGATCGATCTCCCATTCCGGCAGAACATTGGACGTTCGCCCTGGTTTCACCCGCATCCGAAAACGATCAAAGACCAGCAACCGCTCCTCGATGACCCGATGCAGCCGTGCGACGTTGATCGGCTCATCGAACATCAGGACGCCGGTGATCATCATGAGGTTGGTGGGGTCTTCCATCCGCAGCCACGCGGCATCGGCGCTGGTGAATGCCTCAGTTCGTCGTGCTGCCATAGTGCGCTCTGCTCGCTCGTTCGACTCAGCAATCCATCCACAGCGGTCATTGCTGCACTATCCTACACTGAGGCGGGGAAAGTGTCAACGATAATACATCGTGCACGCCAGGAAAGACTGGGGGTTTGCTCTTCTCCTTCACAAACCCCCGGGGTACGCCAGCTGTTCAATCCTTGAGAAACTGGTTCGTGAACGCTTTCATCACGTCCACATCGGTCGTCAGCAGTCCGCTTTCGCGCAGAAAGGTGTGGGTTTCACGCCAGTTCGCT
Encoded here:
- the ppc gene encoding phosphoenolpyruvate carboxylase; this translates as MSHVTRRENERLSATIRFLGNLLGEVIRNQAGEEAFRLVEQLRTLGKELRNGEPDRADASLRALASQMTVTDVQTVIKAFNAYFLLVNLAEQMQRVWILRDREQASPTAPRTESIAAAIAEIHAHNVSAVTVQEWLETARIQPVFTAHPTEARRRTALEKVRRLATLLDRRSGGLQGFELEENTLRIREEIVSLWQTDEVRVVKPTVIDEVKNGLFYFESGLFDLIPRLYRELEYALRTAYPDHEWRVPPLLRYGAWMGGDRDGNPNVTHAVTLQTVRLLRAAAVQRHITTIEELSHRLGQSTRQAPVSEELRASLANDAALFPDVADMLTQRNPYELYRQKCTYIREKLLRTLNDANTASLDWGRSDPPPNGAYLRSDDLLADLRVMEQSLRANNAAVVADGALRDLIRQVEVFGLHTATLDIRQHSERHTAALAEVLASAGVCADYTALNETERIDLLSREIGNPRPLIPAHLDYSPDTVEVIQTFRTIAAILNRLSPEAIETYIVSMTRGASDLLAPLLLAKEAGLFRPFRFSRLNIAPLFETGADLTCCDTILEACLSLPVYRDHLALRGNLQEVMIGYSDSNKDVGYVAANWALYQAQRKLRDFGRRYGIHMRLFHGRGGAIGRGGGPANHAILAQPPGSIGNQIKITEQGEVIADRYGLPLLAHRHIEQVMNAVLRAGLLQRDDPPAEWMQALERLADLSQRHYRALVYERNDFVPYFHNVTPITEISRLNIGSRPASRRNTGRIEDLRAIPWVFSWMQSRHTLPGWYGMGFALETFVYKGDGIDLDMSGDSGNVTGDGTTDHVGSAIDRLALLQEMYARWSFFRVMIDNAQMILGKADLHIAARYAELAPDREAAASIFAAIRDEYGRTDRMIRQIARIERLLDNSPVLQHSIQRRNPYIDPMSYLQIELLRRLRAAPDGPQHAAIEDAILLSISGLAAGLMNTG
- a CDS encoding DUF192 domain-containing protein, with product MRVVSLFLLLIVAMACGQPQRNDRPIATPAGAGAPAPTVIVAAPEPYPAPGGAYPTPGEAYPAPVATAAATLGAPEATVVPDATIDIVIGTHRLEAEVVATPEKRSVGLMFRDALPENRGMLFVFAGPYTGTFWMRNTRIPLSIAFISKERRILNIEDMQPFDEITQHAPRGEAFYALEVNQGWFAARGIKPGDEVMFELPPDLVIR
- a CDS encoding VanW family protein; the encoded protein is MSAEQVHFSSVADAAEREGFPVTARTRVRPPRRRGDGWLWFALAVITLVALGVAGGITSFYRSYEGRIYPNVSIQGIAVGEMTPEQAESALRSRYAAFLRQPVVITYGDRQWTPTLDELGMTFDFRGAVDAAYNAGRGRGVVDDVRELAAIWQHGLDVPLHVSYDETRAQAYLTQLAREIERAPADAQVRLDGAQIAIVGAVIGRQVLVDATLAHVSQQLQAFVPATIPLQTREIPPRLDDATVAAARAQIETILQGPLTLRVGKNEYEWTVADLADMIIINRVPSAEGDRIAVTLDQDMIARRIRQIADETEKPGTRPRVAWNNGDLKIIKPGKPGLRLDEVRARDMVIAAVMGRDRTLELPMVPTDPPVTEANLHQLGIRELVSIGKSDFTGSAAYRIHNIGVGMQLLNGLLIAPGEEFSFNKNIGQINAANGFVEGAAIIQNRTQQEFGGGICQDSTTLFRAAFWAGLPITERWGHSFYISWYDKYALGPRGNGPGLDATIFTGGPDLKFINDTGAWLLIQAWSNPKTGVAQIELYGTKPNRTVDLTHKVYDHTPAPSEPVFVADPKVPRGTIKHTDKARGGMTIDVYRLVVENGAPRPPELFRTRFRPWPNIYTLNPADIGPDGKPLIPFPQGDQPAPTPAPPPEQPTEPPPPPGVEPATGNQINP
- a CDS encoding HAD-IIA family hydrolase, with the translated sequence MPLPRYSAYVFDLDGTIYLGDALLPGAAETIARLRTGGSKVLFLSNNPTRTRAQYAAKLTALGIPTTPDEVINSSYVMVRWLRAEAPGSRIFVIGEQPLCDELAAAGFDLATDAGGVQFVIASFDRTFTYRKLQIAFDAIRAGARFVATNPDRYCPTPTGGEPDAAAIIAAIEACTSHPVEVVVGKPSPIMARTVADILQLPPERCLMVGDRLETDIVMGRTAGMATALTLTGATDRCALINSPVQPDYVIESVGELIRQTEYNELQA
- the nfi gene encoding deoxyribonuclease V (cleaves DNA at apurinic or apyrimidinic sites): MDQSFDQPWPTSLAEARAIQQHIRTRIITHDAHGPIRTVAGVDTGYSGDSALAAVVVLAFPSLEVLDYAVARRQIDFPYVPGYLSFREAPAVLDALASLRIAPDLLICDGHGLAHPRRCGIASHLGVLTDLPSIGCAKSLLVGTHEPPPDVRGAWTPLHDQGEVVGAALRTRPGVRPVYVSIGHRVALETAIRFVMACVTRYRLPETTRAADALASHGRIPR
- a CDS encoding DUF7226 domain-containing protein, which encodes MLATSDIPQADVLWHVARVPEAIVRGHATHEAIGAYLGAKGQRQGLYYAQAARVLGLVGEPEADGTVPLTPYGRAFAQYDRSAQSTALRRLLREQEPTRSVLRAIRERGGLDYDGIASVLQQLAPLAESTARRRAHTAAAWLVSAGLAAWRDGKLVAASAPPESMGWAIVRRRAGNAAR
- a CDS encoding MFS transporter encodes the protein MNRALAVFILFGIGYFLSNFFRAANAVIAGDLMRDLGLSAADLGMMTSLFYAGFAAVQLPLGVALDRIGPRIAVPSLMLMTVVGCLLFATATALPQVAVGRTLIGIGMAGNLMGAVKAFGVWFPPNRVATFTSLMVGIGALGALVAATPLAWLNQQFGWRAVFLGGAGVVLLSAAGIALGAQNAPPGVVWRATSDVADDGFGRIFRNSQFWRIALLNFVWLGTVLAVQTLWAGPYLFDVLRLPQIETGNLLLLISAGVATGYASCGALADTFGVRRTVQGGMALFLASQTPLLLPIPLPPPALAVAFFMFGFTGAFNLLMLTEVRILFPPSMVGRAVTAVNLFGFTGATAIQWGMGVIIGAFTPDEAGRYPVEAYIAAFGAALAINIAVFIWYLTPAPVQQGLKAEG